The following proteins are encoded in a genomic region of Flammeovirga pectinis:
- a CDS encoding Smr/MutS family protein: MNIGDKVRSLHDAMEGIVVSFKKNSIVEVEVEDGFRMDFLSKDLAIVSNVESKEFGSVEEEDRIVSVTQKKKYKDRPKAALPLISERGVFIAFVHQNDKILDVYVSNNSDLTIPFVLGSERKGDYKGIFTSTLVPRSQVKVDQVTLQNFEEWPALIFQALFFYPGASVNHEPLVKKLRFKASTFFNNKKEVPGMNKEGYLFQLDIKALEAVDASKLKDGILEKKEVAQVAEKVVQKPASEIDLHAEVLGLDPNMGNSTLSMQVLHFEKELDAAIVNGMDHITFIHGIGSGKLKNEIQKRLSKHSDVEYFEDARKEKFGYGATFVKIK, encoded by the coding sequence ATGAATATTGGTGATAAAGTGAGAAGCCTCCATGATGCAATGGAAGGTATAGTAGTTAGTTTTAAGAAAAATAGTATTGTAGAGGTAGAAGTAGAAGACGGTTTTAGAATGGATTTCCTTTCTAAAGATTTAGCAATAGTATCTAATGTTGAATCTAAAGAATTTGGAAGTGTTGAAGAAGAAGACCGTATAGTCTCTGTTACACAAAAGAAAAAGTATAAAGATAGACCTAAAGCGGCATTACCATTAATTTCTGAAAGAGGAGTATTTATTGCTTTTGTACATCAGAACGATAAAATATTAGATGTTTACGTTTCTAATAATTCGGATTTAACAATACCATTTGTTCTAGGGTCTGAGAGAAAAGGTGATTATAAAGGTATTTTTACATCTACATTAGTGCCTAGATCACAGGTTAAGGTAGACCAAGTAACACTACAAAATTTTGAAGAGTGGCCTGCACTTATCTTTCAAGCTTTATTCTTCTATCCGGGAGCTAGTGTAAATCATGAACCATTAGTAAAAAAGCTTCGATTTAAAGCATCAACATTCTTTAATAATAAGAAAGAAGTACCTGGAATGAACAAAGAAGGGTACCTGTTTCAATTAGATATTAAAGCGCTTGAAGCTGTAGATGCATCAAAATTAAAAGATGGTATCCTAGAGAAAAAAGAAGTTGCACAAGTAGCAGAAAAGGTTGTTCAGAAGCCGGCATCAGAGATTGATCTTCATGCAGAAGTATTAGGTTTAGACCCTAATATGGGGAACTCTACATTAAGTATGCAAGTATTACACTTTGAAAAAGAATTAGATGCTGCAATCGTAAACGGAATGGATCATATTACTTTTATTCATGGTATTGGTAGTGGTAAGTTAAAAAACGAAATTCAAAAAAGGCTATCAAAGCATTCTGATGTTGAATATTTTGAAGATGCTAGAAAAGAGAAGTTTGGTTACGGTGCAACATTCGTTAAAATAAAGTAA
- a CDS encoding SusC/RagA family TonB-linked outer membrane protein → MLSKYNIKSSMWLFTFTLFMMVHANTFAQDKTLSGTILDGETSTPLPGVNVQVKGTVIGTVTDFDGKFTLSVPEESQILMFSFIGYKTQETQIGSKTKFSISLEVDAEQLEEVVVVGYGVQKKSLITGATTSVDTELLQNRSSGTLTDAMAGITPGVSLTPNSGMPGADAKVRIRGAGSNGNSEPLYIIDGIKSGSISDLAPEDIESIEVLKDAASAAIYGSEGGNGVILVTTKAGQKGEAKISYNFRYGIQSADKRNLPKTLNADQYIQFQNEMNQHNPGNTPLTPTGYNTNWVDQVVENAPIQSHTLSMQGGSETTTYYTSLNYYEQDGIVGGDKASYDRLNARFNVKQQLKKWANLSSNLTYSRENRKSLTDQDEYRGLMTSALSLEPTIPVAFEPGKENANTIAGINSGFPMYKDAQGRYYSTSNQGLSESTNPFVQMELGNGGKQRDKFLGVMALEIKPFEGFSFTSRPSIEWNTERDHYYDKPFWSGADNNSNTLKVTDNNTRYFQWMWENFATYNKTFGDHTIAATVGMSAQQSEWRVLNTASGPMNVNDPLYNEHAYTGVANNDLNSWTDENRMVSYFGRVSYDYKNRYMLTATVRNDMTSTAMVPYKNISGVFPSFSAGWNISNEEFFPEDFVIDYLKLRGSWGQNGSIKSIPGRYLYSPSMRTDRINLVVPGNDLIFGAEPSVLPNPDLTWETSEQTNIGIDLNAFDGKVSFGLDWYRKITRDLLSVAQVPASVGNWAPSTNLGDVENTGVEVVLGYSNHDHEFQYGVNLNFATLKNKVIKVNTPAPYIAGANIGPGWQQATVFQEGYPMWYFRGYETAGVNSDNGDPIFVDKDGDGEITDGDKTNIGDPHPDVTYGGQIFASYKGFDFNMVMQGQAGSQAVIGWFRPDRLKANTLTHFYDDRWTESNRGGSMPRPTTQSEFYQSDFLVQSADFFRIKQMQFGYTFEKQLMEKIHVGGLRVYVSLDDFFTFNKYPGMDPIAGNNDPNALGIDKGVYPTPRKLMFGLNISL, encoded by the coding sequence ATGCTAAGCAAATACAATATTAAAAGTAGCATGTGGCTTTTCACATTTACTTTGTTCATGATGGTGCATGCCAATACTTTTGCACAAGACAAGACCTTATCGGGAACAATTTTAGATGGAGAAACATCGACTCCTTTACCTGGAGTAAATGTTCAAGTAAAAGGTACTGTTATAGGTACAGTAACAGACTTTGATGGGAAATTTACACTATCTGTTCCAGAAGAAAGTCAGATTTTAATGTTTTCTTTTATTGGATATAAAACTCAAGAAACACAAATTGGAAGTAAAACTAAATTTTCTATTTCGTTAGAAGTAGATGCAGAACAACTAGAGGAAGTTGTTGTTGTTGGTTATGGTGTTCAAAAGAAAAGCTTAATAACAGGTGCAACAACAAGTGTAGATACAGAACTACTTCAAAATAGATCATCTGGTACATTAACAGATGCAATGGCAGGTATTACTCCAGGGGTGTCGTTAACACCAAATTCAGGTATGCCTGGTGCAGATGCAAAAGTTAGAATACGTGGAGCAGGATCAAATGGTAATTCGGAGCCGTTATATATAATTGATGGTATAAAATCTGGATCAATATCAGACTTAGCTCCAGAAGATATTGAAAGTATTGAAGTATTAAAAGATGCTGCATCTGCTGCTATTTACGGTTCTGAAGGTGGTAATGGTGTTATTTTAGTAACAACGAAAGCAGGTCAAAAAGGGGAAGCAAAAATATCATATAACTTTAGATACGGAATTCAAAGTGCTGATAAGAGGAACTTACCAAAGACATTAAATGCCGATCAATATATTCAGTTTCAAAATGAAATGAATCAGCATAATCCTGGTAATACTCCATTAACGCCAACTGGGTACAATACAAATTGGGTAGATCAAGTAGTAGAAAATGCCCCAATTCAGAGTCATACACTTTCAATGCAAGGAGGTTCAGAAACCACTACTTATTATACTTCTTTAAACTATTATGAACAAGATGGTATTGTAGGTGGAGATAAAGCAAGTTATGATCGTTTAAACGCTCGTTTTAATGTAAAACAACAATTAAAGAAATGGGCAAATTTATCAAGTAATCTTACTTATTCTAGAGAAAATAGGAAATCTCTTACAGATCAAGATGAGTACAGAGGCTTAATGACATCTGCTTTATCTTTAGAACCAACAATTCCTGTTGCTTTTGAACCAGGTAAAGAAAATGCAAATACAATTGCTGGTATCAATAGTGGTTTCCCAATGTACAAAGATGCTCAAGGAAGATATTATTCTACATCAAATCAAGGATTATCAGAATCTACAAACCCATTTGTACAAATGGAATTAGGTAATGGAGGTAAACAACGTGATAAGTTTTTAGGTGTTATGGCATTAGAAATTAAGCCTTTTGAAGGGTTTAGTTTTACATCTAGACCATCTATTGAATGGAATACAGAAAGAGATCATTATTATGATAAACCTTTCTGGTCTGGTGCTGATAATAATAGCAATACTTTAAAAGTGACAGATAATAATACTCGATATTTCCAATGGATGTGGGAGAACTTTGCTACTTATAACAAAACATTTGGAGATCATACAATTGCTGCTACTGTAGGTATGTCTGCACAACAAAGTGAATGGAGAGTATTAAATACTGCTTCGGGACCTATGAATGTGAATGACCCACTTTATAATGAGCATGCATATACAGGAGTTGCAAATAACGATTTAAATTCTTGGACGGATGAGAATAGAATGGTTTCTTATTTTGGTAGAGTATCTTATGATTATAAGAACCGTTATATGCTTACTGCAACGGTAAGGAATGATATGACAAGTACTGCAATGGTACCTTACAAAAATATTTCTGGTGTTTTTCCTTCTTTCTCAGCAGGTTGGAATATCTCTAACGAAGAGTTCTTCCCAGAAGATTTTGTGATCGATTACTTAAAACTAAGAGGTTCTTGGGGACAAAATGGTAGTATAAAATCTATTCCGGGAAGGTATTTATATTCTCCTTCAATGAGAACAGATAGAATTAACCTTGTTGTTCCTGGTAATGATTTGATTTTTGGAGCTGAACCATCTGTTCTACCTAACCCAGATTTAACTTGGGAAACTTCAGAACAAACAAACATTGGTATAGATCTTAATGCATTTGATGGTAAAGTATCTTTTGGCCTAGATTGGTATAGAAAAATTACAAGAGACTTGCTGTCTGTTGCACAAGTTCCTGCATCTGTTGGTAACTGGGCTCCAAGTACAAATTTAGGTGATGTTGAAAATACTGGTGTAGAGGTCGTTTTAGGATACTCTAATCATGATCATGAGTTTCAGTACGGTGTAAATTTAAACTTTGCTACACTTAAAAATAAGGTGATTAAAGTAAATACTCCAGCACCATATATTGCGGGTGCGAATATTGGCCCCGGATGGCAACAAGCAACTGTATTCCAAGAAGGTTATCCAATGTGGTACTTTAGAGGGTATGAAACAGCAGGAGTAAATTCTGATAATGGAGACCCTATTTTTGTAGACAAAGATGGTGATGGTGAAATTACAGATGGAGATAAAACAAATATTGGAGATCCACATCCAGATGTAACGTATGGAGGTCAAATTTTTGCTTCGTACAAAGGGTTTGATTTTAATATGGTAATGCAAGGCCAAGCAGGCTCTCAAGCAGTAATTGGTTGGTTTAGACCAGATAGATTGAAAGCAAATACATTAACTCATTTCTATGACGACCGTTGGACGGAAAGTAATAGAGGAGGATCAATGCCAAGACCTACAACACAATCTGAATTCTATCAATCAGACTTCTTAGTGCAGAGTGCAGATTTCTTTAGAATTAAGCAAATGCAATTTGGGTATACTTTCGAAAAACAATTAATGGAAAAAATTCATGTAGGTGGATTAAGAGTATATGTTTCACTTGATGATTTCTTTACTTTTAATAAATACCCTGGTATGGATCCAATTGCTGGTAATAATGATCCAAATGCACTTGGTATTGACAAAGGAGTATATCCTACACCTCGCAAATTAATGTTCGGACTTAACATTTCGCTTTAA
- a CDS encoding DUF3857 domain-containing protein, with protein sequence MTININNFLQLIWCFLLFSTASFADNAVVQKYNKHIEIHKNKKIETVNVVLKINAVDADHYGDIAIHFNSLEKLSILEAYVLDANGNKVRTIKKDDISEISSISNGVFYEDSKQKKFKLSWYTYPYAIHYKYKKVSSEFITIANWVPFLYTGIKTLDASLEVDFPKDYEVSIITPEIYDLEESGETARIYKKWHLKNNIKYNIKSQRFSKPIFDIIKPVNIVPTYFKYGVSGSNTSWKAFGDWIYTLNAGLYQLPLSEKQYIHNLVDTITDKKEKVRKLYHYLQDETRYINVSFDVGGFKSYPAEYVVKNKYGDCKALTTYMKALLDEISIPSFPTVVYAGDVPRSVNSSFPSQQFNHIILCVDIDSDTLFLENTSSISPFNSVSSFTQNRKALLLDNSKSHLIDLPPLTLADVEEIKTINISLNEQLENTIQSTLVMKGPEFDFLRYISSKKTEKNQKEYLREFYTINQKAEFENYTFLLENRDSTSIKLELKYTLKKSHRKIGDMFVFTPKPLYDFKIEKPSDRLHDVYIPTPVNKIEKITYKFAVLDDSKISVSKPISIKTKYGEYIENYMFNDKEVTLQRNFKLYSQSVPLKEYEEFYTFFNDVKTKTKQSSFILQQTKTIH encoded by the coding sequence ATGACTATTAATATTAACAATTTTCTACAGCTAATTTGGTGCTTTTTACTCTTTTCTACTGCTTCTTTTGCAGATAATGCCGTTGTACAGAAGTACAATAAGCATATAGAAATACATAAAAATAAAAAAATAGAAACGGTTAATGTCGTTTTAAAAATTAATGCTGTAGATGCAGATCATTATGGTGATATCGCTATACATTTCAATAGCTTAGAAAAATTATCTATACTAGAAGCGTATGTTTTAGATGCTAATGGTAACAAAGTTAGAACCATTAAAAAAGATGATATTTCAGAAATTAGTAGTATATCTAATGGCGTATTTTATGAAGATAGTAAGCAAAAAAAGTTTAAACTAAGTTGGTATACATATCCTTATGCTATTCATTATAAATATAAAAAGGTAAGTAGTGAGTTTATTACAATTGCCAATTGGGTGCCTTTTTTATATACAGGAATTAAAACCTTGGATGCATCACTAGAGGTTGATTTTCCTAAGGATTATGAAGTCAGTATTATAACACCTGAAATTTATGATTTAGAAGAGAGTGGAGAAACAGCTAGAATATATAAAAAATGGCATTTGAAAAACAACATTAAGTATAATATTAAAAGTCAACGATTTAGCAAGCCAATTTTTGATATAATAAAACCTGTAAATATTGTTCCTACTTATTTTAAGTACGGAGTAAGTGGCAGTAATACTTCATGGAAAGCATTTGGAGATTGGATTTACACTCTTAACGCAGGATTATATCAGTTGCCATTATCAGAAAAACAATACATTCATAATCTAGTAGATACAATAACAGATAAAAAAGAAAAGGTCCGAAAACTATATCATTATCTGCAGGATGAAACTAGGTATATTAATGTTTCTTTTGATGTAGGAGGCTTTAAATCGTACCCTGCAGAGTATGTGGTAAAAAATAAATATGGTGATTGCAAAGCTCTGACGACATACATGAAAGCACTTTTAGATGAAATAAGTATTCCATCTTTCCCAACTGTTGTTTATGCAGGAGATGTTCCTCGATCGGTTAACAGTAGTTTCCCTAGCCAACAATTTAATCATATAATTTTGTGTGTAGATATTGATTCTGATACCTTATTTTTAGAGAATACGTCTTCAATTTCACCTTTTAATAGTGTGAGTTCATTCACACAAAATAGGAAAGCATTATTGCTTGATAATTCAAAAAGTCATTTAATTGATTTACCCCCTTTAACACTTGCAGATGTTGAAGAGATAAAAACAATAAATATATCTCTTAATGAACAATTAGAGAATACTATTCAATCAACTTTAGTTATGAAAGGACCTGAGTTTGATTTTTTGAGATATATAAGTAGTAAAAAAACAGAGAAGAATCAAAAGGAATATTTAAGAGAGTTTTATACGATAAACCAAAAAGCAGAATTTGAAAATTATACCTTTTTATTAGAAAATAGAGATAGTACCAGTATTAAACTTGAGTTAAAATACACATTAAAAAAATCACATAGAAAGATTGGAGATATGTTTGTATTTACTCCAAAACCGTTATATGATTTTAAAATAGAAAAACCATCAGATCGTTTACATGATGTGTATATTCCAACTCCTGTCAATAAAATAGAAAAAATCACCTATAAATTTGCTGTATTAGATGATAGTAAAATATCAGTTTCAAAACCAATTTCTATTAAAACAAAATATGGTGAATATATAGAAAATTACATGTTTAATGACAAGGAGGTTACACTACAAAGAAATTTTAAGTTGTACTCTCAATCTGTTCCTTTGAAAGAATATGAAGAATTCTATACCTTTTTTAATGATGTAAAAACAAAAACAAAACAATCTTCTTTTATTTTACAACAAACTAAAACAATACACTAA
- a CDS encoding RagB/SusD family nutrient uptake outer membrane protein, whose amino-acid sequence MKTLLKNIGLLVTFIILGTSCQKEWLVIDQPGAQPVEDFYKTDEQAEQALVAAYAQLQRQYASTGYVSPRLLKAIPSDMINAGGGDVGDQAWLQQINLYINTQSTPNVWDVWRAYYFTIYRANLIIEKVEPVGAKAAIVGEAMALRAYMYFELTNMFKDVPLVLKEQSTEEYYVEKSTQAEIYTQIEKDLLAAIDLIPETQPAKWRMGKGFAQTILAKTYMFQNKEYAAAFNLLDKVIKSGEYSLEQKFDDVLHVPGEWGKESLWEIGFRSNNPYGNGFPWNPDDAESSINMVLCGPRDFAGAHTINRGGWGFQNPTEWIYKKFDANDPRRDQSLISWDDFKAKYYEPGGVYETYIADQPADYKPETSDSVKWSGWEAKRWQIEGYLRMKYDARTTERAEPEWEYSAGTNERILRYAEVLLLAAEAKVQLGEGGAAAGYINEVRQRSGYTTLVSNVTMDDIEYERMAELAFEGHRWFDLRRWGKLDATLSSFSDFENQKVKDGELNSDVRTFDAKNAYFPIPIEELSSNPNLKQNEGW is encoded by the coding sequence ATGAAAACACTTCTTAAAAATATAGGATTATTAGTCACTTTTATTATTCTTGGCACATCTTGTCAGAAAGAATGGCTAGTAATAGACCAACCAGGTGCTCAACCCGTTGAAGACTTTTATAAAACGGATGAACAAGCAGAACAAGCATTGGTAGCAGCTTATGCTCAATTGCAAAGACAGTATGCATCTACAGGGTATGTTAGCCCTCGTTTATTAAAGGCAATTCCATCAGATATGATTAATGCTGGTGGTGGAGATGTTGGTGATCAGGCTTGGTTACAACAAATTAATTTATATATAAATACACAGTCTACTCCTAATGTATGGGATGTTTGGAGGGCCTATTATTTTACAATTTACAGAGCTAACTTGATAATTGAAAAAGTAGAACCAGTTGGTGCAAAAGCTGCAATTGTAGGCGAAGCAATGGCTTTAAGAGCATATATGTATTTTGAGTTGACAAATATGTTTAAAGATGTCCCTTTAGTTTTGAAGGAACAATCGACAGAAGAATATTATGTAGAGAAATCAACTCAAGCAGAGATTTATACACAAATAGAAAAAGATCTTTTAGCGGCAATTGATTTAATTCCCGAAACACAACCTGCAAAATGGAGAATGGGGAAAGGTTTTGCTCAAACAATTTTAGCAAAAACATATATGTTCCAAAATAAAGAATATGCAGCTGCATTTAATTTATTAGATAAGGTCATTAAATCTGGAGAATATTCTTTAGAACAAAAATTTGATGATGTTCTTCACGTACCAGGTGAGTGGGGCAAAGAATCTTTATGGGAGATTGGCTTTAGATCGAACAATCCTTACGGTAATGGTTTTCCTTGGAACCCAGATGATGCTGAAAGTTCTATTAATATGGTACTTTGCGGACCACGTGATTTTGCAGGTGCACATACAATAAATAGAGGCGGATGGGGTTTCCAAAACCCAACGGAATGGATTTATAAAAAGTTTGACGCAAATGATCCAAGACGTGACCAAAGTTTGATTTCTTGGGATGATTTTAAAGCAAAGTATTATGAACCAGGTGGAGTTTATGAAACTTATATTGCAGATCAACCTGCTGATTACAAACCTGAAACATCAGATTCTGTAAAATGGTCTGGTTGGGAAGCTAAAAGATGGCAAATTGAAGGGTATTTACGTATGAAATACGATGCTAGAACAACAGAAAGAGCTGAGCCAGAATGGGAATATTCTGCGGGTACAAATGAACGAATCTTACGTTATGCAGAAGTATTACTATTAGCTGCAGAAGCAAAAGTACAATTAGGAGAAGGAGGAGCAGCGGCAGGTTACATCAATGAAGTTCGCCAAAGATCAGGTTATACAACTTTAGTATCTAATGTAACAATGGATGATATTGAATATGAAAGAATGGCAGAATTAGCCTTCGAAGGGCACAGATGGTTTGACCTTAGAAGATGGGGTAAATTAGATGCTACTTTATCATCATTTTCTGATTTCGAAAATCAAAAAGTAAAAGATGGAGAGCTAAATTCTGATGTTAGAACATTCGATGCAAAAAATGCATATTTTCCTATTCCAATAGAAGAGTTATCATCAAACCCAAATTTAAAACAAAACGAAGGTTGGTAA
- a CDS encoding DUF3858 domain-containing protein, whose amino-acid sequence MLKILKSFLLLIIISQITYAQKLSTNYNDISTYDIDYLPDDKDAEAVILFDKGEIDFIENLKGNFDIRYVRTRRVKIINENGLKYAMVDIPLYIGSNGKKESIEKIEGFTYNLNKGVPSTVPLDVKTIYEEKIHKNYLVKKFTFPQVKVGTIVEYKVTIISPFLFQLPHWEFQDRIPTIYSEYFVKMIPFYGYVFSAPNILQFSQQVSKKESEDYRWAGITYNLMGHKYIMEDVPAFKDESYITSVDDYLMQLDFQLSKYYTLQGAEIQVVSTWAKFNKDLLKDDQFGGFISKSGNDGKKIIDELSIDSPSKEELAKRIINYVKKNFKWNQLKGKYARQKEKEFYKNRTGNSAELNLFLIGLLDEAEIEVSPVILSTRSNGKIHTDYPYTHYYNYVIPYITVNGKSFVTDATAIHLPFNYLPLRCFNDKAMLVNSKNPQWINIRSKVYSDEINKLSMEIDTDKSTINTVYSSITSNYASYIKKNTFENDSATISKDLNENGFQEIKRLKTRHYDSPNRKYTIIAQGENTLENIAGRIIVKPFLNFPLQENMLKQDKRTYPVDFLFLLNTKYETFINIPDGYNVEINTESKKVSNDILDMDFTTIKEKNRLKVTANYSFKKDVYPPSDYKRLKEFIDILIDNINQPLIFVPIEEQ is encoded by the coding sequence ATGCTAAAAATACTTAAAAGCTTCTTACTATTAATTATAATAAGTCAAATAACTTATGCTCAAAAATTATCAACTAATTATAATGATATTAGTACATATGATATAGATTACTTACCAGATGATAAAGATGCCGAAGCAGTAATTTTATTTGACAAAGGGGAAATAGATTTCATTGAAAATTTAAAAGGAAATTTTGACATTCGTTATGTAAGAACTAGGAGGGTAAAAATCATTAATGAGAATGGATTAAAATATGCCATGGTCGACATCCCTCTTTATATTGGGAGTAATGGTAAGAAGGAAAGTATAGAGAAAATAGAAGGGTTTACTTACAATTTAAATAAAGGTGTACCATCTACTGTTCCGTTAGATGTGAAAACTATTTACGAAGAGAAAATTCATAAGAACTATCTCGTTAAGAAATTTACATTTCCACAAGTTAAGGTAGGTACTATAGTAGAATATAAAGTGACAATAATTTCACCATTTCTTTTTCAATTACCTCACTGGGAATTTCAAGACAGAATCCCAACCATTTATAGTGAATATTTTGTAAAAATGATTCCATTTTATGGGTATGTATTTTCTGCACCTAATATTCTTCAATTTTCACAGCAGGTATCAAAAAAAGAAAGTGAAGATTATAGATGGGCAGGTATTACTTATAATTTAATGGGACATAAATATATAATGGAAGATGTTCCTGCTTTTAAAGATGAATCTTATATAACATCTGTGGACGATTACCTTATGCAGTTAGATTTTCAGTTGAGTAAATATTATACTCTACAAGGAGCAGAAATTCAAGTTGTATCTACTTGGGCAAAGTTTAATAAGGATCTATTAAAAGATGATCAATTTGGTGGTTTTATATCAAAAAGTGGTAATGATGGTAAAAAAATAATTGATGAATTATCGATAGATAGTCCATCTAAAGAAGAGTTAGCTAAAAGGATAATCAATTATGTAAAGAAGAATTTTAAATGGAATCAGCTTAAAGGAAAATATGCTCGACAAAAAGAAAAAGAATTTTATAAAAATAGAACAGGAAATTCTGCTGAGCTAAATTTATTTCTAATAGGACTACTTGATGAAGCAGAGATTGAAGTTTCACCAGTAATATTAAGCACAAGATCTAATGGTAAAATTCATACTGACTACCCTTATACTCATTATTATAATTATGTAATACCATATATTACTGTTAATGGTAAGAGTTTCGTTACTGATGCAACTGCAATTCATTTACCTTTTAATTATTTACCATTAAGGTGCTTTAATGATAAAGCAATGTTAGTAAATAGTAAAAACCCTCAATGGATCAATATAAGAAGTAAAGTTTACTCAGATGAAATCAATAAACTTTCGATGGAAATAGATACTGATAAAAGCACAATAAATACTGTTTATTCCTCAATTACATCAAATTATGCTTCATATATAAAGAAAAATACATTTGAGAACGATAGTGCTACTATTTCTAAAGATTTAAATGAGAATGGGTTTCAGGAAATAAAGAGATTAAAAACAAGGCACTATGATTCTCCAAATAGAAAATATACAATCATTGCACAAGGAGAAAATACTCTTGAAAATATAGCTGGTAGAATTATAGTTAAGCCTTTTCTTAATTTTCCATTACAAGAAAATATGTTAAAACAAGATAAAAGAACATATCCTGTTGATTTCTTATTCTTGCTGAATACAAAATATGAAACTTTTATTAACATCCCTGATGGATATAATGTAGAAATAAACACAGAATCAAAAAAAGTGAGTAATGATATTTTAGATATGGATTTTACTACAATTAAAGAGAAAAACAGATTAAAAGTAACTGCAAATTATTCTTTTAAGAAAGATGTCTACCCTCCCTCTGATTATAAAAGGTTAAAGGAATTTATTGATATTCTTATTGATAATATTAATCAGCCATTAATTTTTGTTCCTATTGAGGAGCAATAA
- a CDS encoding carboxypeptidase-like regulatory domain-containing protein produces the protein MKLARLFFFFVIGILFIQCKNPTPYGDLYVQVRDEQGNAVVDGVVTLYGSLIDFENQTNKLLPPSKTDENGLAFFLNLSAGTYYIAAEYEDKETGNKKNNFLVDTEINVVSTEIGYRNSITVIIWDSFLSNLTSSTGKQWEINRIVDVQSGDTVAIEECLKDDLMVFYTNGVFEYISTDINCNEEIDDNFTGNFAPVSNGSFIVITDELGKTRYGLYIISVTSSQMITHYGDNFIYYNNVL, from the coding sequence ATGAAATTAGCAAGGTTATTCTTCTTTTTTGTAATTGGTATATTGTTTATTCAATGTAAAAACCCAACACCTTATGGAGACCTTTATGTTCAAGTTAGAGATGAACAAGGTAATGCTGTAGTTGATGGGGTAGTAACACTTTATGGATCTTTAATAGATTTTGAAAATCAAACGAATAAACTTTTACCACCTTCAAAAACTGATGAAAATGGATTAGCATTTTTCCTGAATTTATCTGCTGGTACGTATTATATAGCTGCTGAATATGAAGATAAAGAAACAGGAAATAAGAAAAATAATTTTCTAGTTGATACCGAAATAAATGTTGTCTCCACAGAAATAGGATATCGAAATTCTATAACTGTTATTATTTGGGATTCATTTTTATCAAACCTTACCTCTTCAACAGGTAAACAATGGGAAATTAATAGAATTGTAGATGTTCAATCTGGAGATACTGTGGCTATTGAAGAATGTCTAAAAGACGATTTAATGGTTTTTTATACAAATGGTGTATTTGAATATATCAGTACAGATATTAATTGTAATGAAGAAATTGATGATAACTTCACGGGTAATTTTGCCCCTGTAAGTAACGGTTCTTTTATTGTAATTACAGATGAACTAGGAAAAACACGGTATGGATTATACATTATATCTGTAACGTCGTCACAAATGATAACACATTATGGGGATAATTTTATTTACTATAATAATGTCCTTTAA
- a CDS encoding ribonuclease HII, translated as MLASSFTKDKIEAGLDEAGRGCLAGPVVAAAVILPKDFIHPDLDDSKKISAKKRMLLREVVLENALAYAVVEVQAEEIDKINILQASFTAMHRCIDKLKIKPELLLIDGNRFRPYDGIPDECIVKGDGKFLSIAAASILAKTHRDMLMEKLSEDFPEYGWERNAGYPTKAHRAAIAKFGTTPWHRTSFKLLPEQKTIDF; from the coding sequence ATGTTAGCATCAAGCTTTACGAAAGATAAAATAGAAGCAGGATTAGACGAAGCAGGACGAGGATGTCTTGCTGGGCCTGTAGTAGCGGCAGCTGTAATTTTGCCAAAAGATTTCATACACCCAGATTTAGATGATTCAAAAAAGATATCAGCTAAAAAACGTATGCTATTGCGTGAGGTAGTGTTGGAAAATGCATTGGCTTATGCAGTTGTAGAAGTACAGGCAGAAGAAATTGATAAAATTAATATACTTCAAGCTTCTTTTACAGCTATGCATAGATGTATAGATAAATTAAAAATAAAACCAGAACTATTGTTGATTGATGGCAATAGATTTAGACCATACGATGGAATTCCAGATGAATGTATAGTTAAAGGCGACGGTAAATTTTTAAGTATTGCAGCAGCCTCTATTTTAGCAAAAACACATAGGGATATGCTGATGGAAAAGCTTTCTGAGGATTTCCCAGAATATGGATGGGAAAGAAATGCAGGTTACCCGACCAAAGCACATAGAGCAGCGATAGCTAAATTTGGAACTACGCCTTGGCATAGAACATCTTTTAAGCTTTTACCAGAACAAAAAACAATTGATTTTTAA